A region of Leptospiraceae bacterium DNA encodes the following proteins:
- a CDS encoding Na+:solute symporter gives MTHIGFLDLLVILLFLGISFLVSYLLTRKSSNTSLENYFRSGGKLSWFIAGTGMVATTFAADTPLAVTELIAESGISGNWVWWYGSIGSIITVYFFAPLWKRSGVSTDLELVALRYSGKGSIVLRIFKSVYLGFFMNILIMAWVNLAMLKIAEVLLPGISPALIVSLLFLFAFFYTSLMGLSGISYADAFQFFFAMAGCILLAFLSLSYPEIGGMENLKAKLPKAFLEFTPNFDSNGKGMDFSFFLVLITVTWWASWYPGQEPGGGGYIAQRILASKDMRSSSLSVLWFTIAHYFIRPWPWIIVALVAYILFPELSTKDKGKGYILSLTYKPIPGLTGFFIATFMAAYLSTIATHLNWGTSYLINDLYKPYISKKKTDSHYIRTAYLIQLIMMLVSLIITFYFIDTISGVWKFLLAGSAGLGFVLIARWFSARLNSYSELSAFLFPLLYYFISHSIFEWKDNSARGMLFTVSCSIFSILVVTYLTPKTDFTTLKSFYKKVRPPGIFWKRWAIQNAIPLEIPCYNPYRSFLLSVSGIGMVFGGLFGIGYVIFQEYSKALIYLGLLFASGLFTYIFFPKYKE, from the coding sequence ATGACTCATATTGGCTTTTTAGACCTGCTTGTTATCCTCCTTTTTTTAGGTATCAGTTTTCTTGTATCCTATCTACTCACTCGTAAATCGAGTAACACAAGTCTTGAAAATTACTTTCGCTCCGGTGGTAAGCTTTCCTGGTTCATAGCAGGTACCGGGATGGTGGCTACAACCTTTGCAGCCGACACACCCCTGGCCGTTACCGAACTCATTGCCGAAAGCGGAATTTCCGGAAACTGGGTATGGTGGTATGGCTCTATAGGTTCGATTATTACGGTTTATTTTTTTGCCCCGCTCTGGAAACGTTCCGGTGTCAGCACAGATTTAGAACTTGTAGCTTTACGTTATAGTGGTAAGGGTTCTATTGTACTACGTATATTCAAATCCGTTTATCTTGGTTTTTTCATGAACATCCTGATTATGGCCTGGGTGAATTTAGCTATGTTAAAAATAGCAGAAGTTTTACTTCCCGGAATTTCTCCTGCTCTTATTGTGAGTCTTCTCTTTTTATTTGCCTTTTTTTATACTTCTCTCATGGGGCTTTCCGGAATCTCCTACGCCGATGCCTTTCAATTTTTTTTCGCTATGGCCGGATGTATTCTCCTGGCTTTTTTAAGCCTTTCTTATCCTGAAATCGGAGGTATGGAGAATCTAAAAGCAAAGCTTCCGAAAGCCTTTTTGGAATTTACACCGAATTTTGATTCAAATGGAAAGGGAATGGACTTTTCCTTTTTCCTTGTGTTAATTACAGTTACCTGGTGGGCCAGTTGGTATCCGGGACAGGAACCGGGTGGAGGAGGCTATATCGCCCAGAGAATATTAGCTTCTAAAGATATGCGTTCTTCGAGTCTGTCTGTTCTCTGGTTTACCATTGCCCATTATTTCATCCGTCCCTGGCCCTGGATTATCGTAGCCCTCGTTGCTTATATTCTTTTTCCAGAACTTTCGACTAAAGATAAAGGTAAAGGGTATATTTTAAGTTTAACTTATAAACCGATTCCCGGCCTCACAGGCTTTTTTATTGCAACCTTTATGGCAGCTTATCTTTCTACGATTGCTACCCACTTAAACTGGGGAACTTCCTACTTGATAAACGACCTTTATAAACCTTATATCTCTAAAAAGAAAACCGACTCTCATTACATACGCACCGCCTATCTGATACAGCTTATTATGATGCTTGTATCTCTCATCATTACTTTTTATTTCATAGACACCATATCCGGCGTGTGGAAATTTTTATTGGCTGGCTCTGCAGGTCTCGGTTTTGTTTTAATTGCCCGCTGGTTTTCGGCAAGGCTTAATTCGTATTCGGAACTCTCGGCTTTTCTTTTTCCCCTACTTTATTATTTTATCTCCCATTCAATCTTTGAATGGAAAGACAATTCAGCAAGGGGAATGCTATTTACTGTAAGTTGTAGCATTTTTTCTATACTTGTAGTTACATATTTAACTCCCAAAACCGATTTTACAACCCTCAAATCGTTCTACAAAAAAGTCAGACCTCCCGGTATTTTTTGGAAACGCTGGGCCATTCAAAACGCCATCCCCTTAGAAATTCCCTGTTATAACCCTTACAGGAGTTTCTTACTTTCTGTCTCAGGAATCGGAATGGTCTTCGGAGGACTCTTCGGAATTGGATATGTAATCTTTCAGGAATATTCAAAGGCTCTCATTTACCTGGGATTACTGTTTGCTTCAGGTCTTTTTACCTATATCTTCTTTCCTAAATATAAAGAATAA
- the hisF gene encoding imidazole glycerol phosphate synthase subunit HisF — protein sequence MSLTKRVIPCLDVKDGRVVKGINFINLVDAGDPVQCAEIYEQNKADELCFLDITASSDKREILIHLVEDVANKIFIPFTVGGGIRNAADVRAVLTRGADKVSINTAAFENPSVLKEASEVFGSQCIVCAIDARFNKERNRYEIYTHGGRTETGREALDWAQEAEAMGAGEILLTSMDKDGTKDGFDIPLTKLISSHVEIPVIASGGAGEAEHLVEAIHRGGADAVLAASIFHFKETSILEIKQAMRDMGVKVRL from the coding sequence ATGAGTCTTACCAAAAGAGTGATTCCCTGTCTCGATGTAAAAGATGGCCGTGTAGTTAAAGGAATTAACTTCATTAATCTCGTTGATGCGGGAGATCCGGTGCAATGTGCTGAAATCTACGAACAAAACAAGGCCGATGAACTTTGCTTTTTAGACATCACCGCTTCGAGTGATAAAAGAGAGATTCTCATTCATCTTGTTGAAGATGTGGCTAACAAGATTTTTATTCCATTCACGGTTGGTGGAGGTATTCGTAACGCTGCCGACGTTCGTGCTGTTTTAACCCGCGGAGCAGATAAGGTATCTATTAACACCGCAGCTTTTGAAAATCCTTCTGTTTTAAAAGAAGCCAGCGAAGTATTTGGCTCTCAGTGCATTGTCTGTGCTATAGACGCCAGATTCAACAAAGAAAGAAACCGCTATGAAATTTATACACACGGGGGAAGAACCGAAACCGGTAGAGAGGCTTTAGACTGGGCCCAGGAAGCCGAAGCCATGGGTGCCGGTGAAATTCTCTTAACTTCTATGGACAAGGATGGCACTAAAGATGGATTTGATATTCCCTTAACAAAGCTTATCTCATCCCATGTAGAAATTCCGGTCATAGCCAGCGGTGGTGCCGGTGAGGCGGAACACCTTGTCGAAGCTATTCACAGGGGTGGTGCCGATGCAGTTCTGGCTGCCTCCATTTTTCATTTTAAAGAAACTTCCATTCTCGAAATCAAGCAGGCTATGCGGGATATGGGAGTCAAAGTTCGTTTATAA
- a CDS encoding ATP-binding protein: MPSSPDDKLQELVSSVKHSIEKSAKKKVKRKVSFIFRKLGNPRRNKKIIEQVNKTFLEEEIRLEPGLSINDDLDSYVEFQSIATKQENEKDSKQKEEIFVVPDDFIKYLFTFSSEAEYERFQAALDSYQPVGLFLIPKEEDFFSETMEQIFSIELLQKRQYSGDDMFVNELTYLDVSFTGDNTDTTNEGNKNEGKDIWTSSEIYHFPRTIMQNVILGETGTELLDSYNFEMNLQRLSHTSNKHSKTQIFILFHCPSQKQIQKLQKQDILEKTLSSIARRIPNVFRLDCKYEKESDIEEEVRNNVYKHLKLIYDLPGHEIDTELNLIEFVTELRRTHARLEYQTLLKMETEYIKSMVWDGESDEHVYLKYFTIKYLCEKLGYSQKDVFCSSYDSPHYQNQDEYVDYSNMPDVNAKHQIVVDIETLEGKNFDKNVYLNFIHTLVNKSRSWVDFSVLKKNLKEIYLLFPGFEVARNYYQLSKLQEVLENHIREVFKKNIPITIFTPDYENQTIVPVDLKQVVSQNYKPVLPIQLRFEEEKKRDITELNFDDVIGMKEEKEAFLNLKKLQESNMKLGIGGILLYGLPGCGKTYIARAFASEINRHFFGLNPAEIISVWIGQSQKNISRIFSQARAKSPSLLFIDELDSIGFNRDMVNKGGAHTDQGSTINQLLIELNNIDEKDVLVLAATNRLSSLDPALKRSGRFDIKIPVFPPDEEERALMFAYYIVKINEELITHDKKPVPQHELFFEELGRDSKGFTSSDIRTVCNLVRMDCLLEKPGSHVNEFFFDKIRKFIERGQRTLRAEDVKGFILECRANEYDGLKLDKLTSDWF, translated from the coding sequence ATGCCATCAAGTCCGGATGATAAGTTACAAGAGTTAGTATCTTCTGTAAAACACAGTATAGAGAAATCAGCCAAGAAGAAAGTAAAGCGTAAAGTTTCTTTTATTTTTCGGAAGCTGGGTAATCCGAGAAGAAATAAAAAGATTATTGAACAAGTCAATAAGACTTTTTTAGAAGAAGAAATTCGTTTAGAACCCGGTCTCAGTATAAATGATGATCTGGACTCTTATGTAGAATTCCAGTCGATTGCGACGAAACAGGAGAATGAAAAAGATTCCAAACAAAAAGAAGAAATCTTTGTAGTTCCGGATGATTTTATTAAATACTTATTTACTTTTTCAAGCGAAGCTGAGTATGAAAGGTTTCAGGCGGCCCTCGATTCCTATCAACCTGTAGGCCTGTTTTTAATTCCTAAAGAAGAAGATTTTTTTTCAGAGACTATGGAACAAATTTTCTCTATAGAGCTCCTCCAAAAAAGACAATACTCCGGAGATGATATGTTTGTAAATGAGCTTACTTATCTGGATGTATCCTTTACGGGAGATAATACGGATACAACAAACGAAGGGAATAAAAACGAAGGAAAGGACATTTGGACAAGTTCAGAAATCTATCATTTTCCCAGAACAATCATGCAAAATGTAATTCTGGGAGAAACAGGTACCGAACTATTAGATTCTTATAATTTTGAAATGAATCTACAAAGGCTTTCTCATACATCTAATAAACATTCAAAAACCCAGATATTCATTCTCTTTCATTGCCCCTCTCAGAAACAGATTCAAAAACTGCAAAAGCAAGATATACTGGAAAAAACCTTATCTTCTATTGCCAGAAGAATACCCAATGTATTTCGATTGGACTGTAAGTATGAAAAGGAATCTGACATAGAAGAAGAAGTAAGGAATAATGTCTACAAACACCTGAAACTTATCTATGATTTACCCGGACATGAAATAGATACAGAATTGAATCTTATTGAATTTGTAACCGAACTGAGAAGAACTCATGCAAGATTAGAATATCAGACTTTGCTTAAAATGGAAACAGAATACATAAAATCTATGGTCTGGGATGGAGAAAGTGATGAACATGTTTATTTAAAGTATTTTACCATTAAGTATCTCTGCGAAAAATTAGGATATTCTCAAAAAGATGTTTTTTGTAGTTCTTATGACTCTCCCCATTACCAGAATCAGGATGAATATGTAGATTATTCCAATATGCCTGATGTAAATGCGAAACATCAAATCGTTGTTGATATAGAAACTTTGGAAGGTAAGAATTTTGATAAGAATGTATATCTAAACTTTATACATACTCTTGTAAATAAAAGCCGTTCCTGGGTAGACTTTTCAGTATTAAAGAAAAATCTAAAAGAGATATATCTTTTATTTCCGGGTTTCGAAGTGGCCAGAAACTATTACCAGTTAAGTAAGTTACAGGAAGTTTTAGAAAACCATATCAGGGAAGTCTTTAAAAAGAATATTCCGATTACCATTTTTACACCGGACTATGAAAATCAAACGATAGTACCGGTAGATTTAAAGCAGGTTGTCTCTCAGAATTATAAACCGGTTCTTCCGATACAGTTACGATTTGAAGAAGAGAAAAAGCGTGATATTACAGAATTAAATTTTGATGATGTTATCGGGATGAAGGAAGAAAAAGAAGCTTTTCTCAATTTGAAAAAATTGCAGGAAAGTAATATGAAACTCGGAATAGGGGGAATTCTACTTTACGGTCTGCCGGGATGCGGTAAAACCTACATTGCTCGTGCTTTTGCCAGCGAAATAAACCGGCATTTCTTTGGTTTAAATCCGGCTGAAATTATCAGTGTATGGATAGGACAGTCTCAGAAAAACATCAGCCGAATATTTTCACAGGCCAGGGCGAAAAGTCCCTCCTTACTTTTTATTGATGAATTAGATAGTATCGGTTTTAATCGAGATATGGTGAATAAGGGAGGAGCTCATACCGATCAGGGTTCTACCATAAACCAACTTTTGATTGAGTTAAACAATATCGATGAAAAAGATGTACTGGTACTTGCAGCTACCAATCGCTTAAGTTCTTTGGATCCGGCATTGAAACGTTCCGGAAGATTTGATATTAAGATTCCCGTCTTTCCTCCTGATGAAGAAGAACGGGCTTTAATGTTTGCCTATTATATTGTAAAGATAAATGAAGAACTAATAACCCATGACAAAAAGCCGGTTCCGCAGCATGAATTATTCTTCGAAGAACTGGGTAGAGATTCAAAAGGTTTTACTTCTTCCGACATTCGCACTGTTTGTAACCTGGTAAGGATGGATTGTTTATTGGAAAAGCCCGGAAGTCATGTAAATGAATTTTTCTTCGATAAAATAAGAAAGTTTATCGAGAGAGGACAGAGAACCTTAAGGGCGGAAGATGTGAAGGGTTTTATTCTTGAGTGCAGGGCCAATGAATACGATGGACTGAAATTAGATAAATTAACTTCAGATTGGTTTTAG
- a CDS encoding response regulator, which translates to MSYNIGVIEDNLPYREFLHQELTLQKIEINLRFWKSAEEFLSEKSLASLDILLLDINLPHMSGIDLLEELQKRKIVIKVIILSVIASEETIFKALKAGAVAYASKLDKKNIMEVIQIVLKEGAYISPTIAFKMIHYLQEPLKNSREDIQLTPKELQILKLITNGETAGEISETLDVTEATIRFHIRNIYKKLQVKNRVELLKKSERKGLI; encoded by the coding sequence ATGTCTTATAATATTGGAGTCATAGAAGATAATCTTCCGTATCGGGAATTCCTGCATCAAGAACTTACACTTCAGAAAATTGAAATAAATCTTCGCTTTTGGAAATCAGCCGAAGAGTTTTTAAGTGAGAAGAGTCTTGCTTCCCTTGATATTTTACTTTTAGATATTAACCTTCCTCATATGAGTGGAATTGATCTATTAGAAGAATTACAAAAGCGTAAGATTGTAATCAAAGTCATCATTCTTAGTGTTATAGCCTCAGAAGAAACAATTTTTAAAGCATTAAAAGCGGGAGCCGTAGCTTATGCTTCAAAATTAGATAAAAAGAATATTATGGAAGTAATACAGATTGTTCTAAAAGAAGGTGCCTATATTTCACCAACTATCGCTTTTAAAATGATTCATTATTTACAGGAACCCTTGAAGAATTCAAGGGAAGATATTCAACTAACTCCGAAAGAGTTACAAATTCTAAAACTCATTACAAATGGAGAAACAGCAGGAGAAATCTCAGAAACCTTAGATGTTACCGAGGCCACGATTCGCTTTCATATTCGTAATATTTATAAGAAATTACAGGTTAAAAACCGGGTAGAACTTCTCAAAAAATCAGAACGAAAAGGTCTTATATAG
- the gatC gene encoding Asp-tRNA(Asn)/Glu-tRNA(Gln) amidotransferase subunit GatC — MDKQHFIEIAALSKLKFKEEEIEPILQDFNKIVSYVDQIKELDTSSINEEEIYFNHENAIRIDKKGELLNLSEIEKLAPEYEDGHIVIPRVIET; from the coding sequence ATGGATAAACAGCATTTTATAGAAATCGCAGCCCTGTCTAAACTCAAGTTTAAAGAAGAGGAAATAGAACCCATTTTACAGGACTTCAACAAGATCGTGTCCTACGTAGATCAAATAAAAGAACTCGATACCTCGTCTATCAACGAAGAGGAAATCTATTTCAATCACGAAAATGCCATCCGGATAGATAAAAAAGGAGAACTCTTAAATCTCTCCGAAATAGAAAAGCTAGCTCCGGAATATGAAGATGGTCACATTGTCATTCCAAGGGTAATCGAAACATGA
- a CDS encoding 7TM-DISM domain-containing protein: protein MLEKTINIYLSLSILFLGILIFLNIRPADSFVKKPVANKGILDLRSYNFETNGNLGIEGEWEFYWNVFLENPIQQNSFFQLQKTETIHYIHVPSEWQNYSLNGKLLETDGYAMYRLKVLLKSGEPPLGFSMTDICMAYNLYINNKLQYSVGKVGKSIEETIPLLQYNTFPLIGIQGEELEIVFLISNYHHARAGMWNRLTIGHLDKIYESQKKTITLKSITFGVLLIMGFYHIILYIMRKKDISPFLFGIFCLLIASRIVLMEERYILNIFPTLSFLVLSRIEYLSFYIAVPIFLFYIYNLFPEEFSCSYLFFSYLISLLAILSTLFFPLKIYGSYIFFTMELFLLASIIYSTFVYIIALKRKRAGSILVFTGTMIFYLILVNDLLYGAGYIRTVHLAPYGFLIFVFFQAVMLSMKFSNAFQISESLTIELTDKSSLLELSNKQLIELKEQLEVKVEERTRDLQASYQENFESIKQVHNLEKELAIKTERENVFRDIHDYIGGGLSDLFLLNQKLKLFSVPQEIQTESEQLIRRINESIRSKMHYVEDLELLRKDFLSGIHTYLLRRYSSMNRKLHFSIEEEAANPINEITSSLKDNLFFIIIEITNNDLKYGKNTADWKLRLNRKEIMINLQSHSLFLSGEGFGMHNIQKRVEVVSGKIIQKQIQEKYQIEIYAPLIFTV from the coding sequence GTGCTGGAAAAAACAATAAATATTTATCTCAGCCTTTCTATTCTTTTTTTAGGTATTCTAATATTTCTAAATATTCGACCGGCTGACTCTTTCGTTAAAAAACCTGTAGCCAATAAAGGTATTTTAGATTTACGTTCCTATAACTTTGAAACAAATGGAAACCTTGGCATCGAAGGCGAATGGGAGTTTTATTGGAATGTTTTTTTAGAAAATCCGATACAACAAAACTCTTTTTTCCAATTACAAAAAACGGAAACCATTCACTATATACATGTACCTTCTGAATGGCAGAACTACTCTTTGAATGGAAAACTGTTAGAGACAGATGGTTATGCAATGTATAGATTGAAAGTTTTATTAAAATCTGGTGAACCACCACTTGGTTTTTCTATGACAGATATATGTATGGCATACAACTTATATATTAATAACAAATTACAGTATTCTGTAGGAAAAGTTGGAAAATCTATAGAAGAAACTATACCTCTTCTACAGTATAATACCTTTCCTCTTATCGGAATACAGGGAGAAGAGTTGGAAATTGTCTTTCTTATTTCCAACTATCATCATGCAAGAGCCGGAATGTGGAATAGACTTACTATCGGTCATCTTGATAAGATCTATGAATCTCAAAAGAAAACGATCACTTTGAAATCCATCACATTTGGAGTTCTTTTGATTATGGGTTTCTACCATATTATCCTTTATATCATGCGAAAAAAAGACATAAGCCCTTTTTTATTCGGTATTTTTTGTCTCTTGATAGCTTCCAGAATTGTTCTAATGGAAGAAAGATACATATTGAATATCTTTCCTACTTTATCATTTTTAGTCCTTTCAAGAATTGAATATTTAAGTTTCTATATAGCTGTACCTATCTTTTTATTTTACATCTATAATCTTTTTCCTGAAGAATTTTCCTGCTCCTATCTATTTTTCTCTTATCTTATTAGCTTATTAGCAATATTAAGTACCCTGTTTTTTCCATTAAAAATCTATGGTTCCTACATATTTTTCACGATGGAATTATTCTTATTAGCATCTATTATTTATTCTACTTTTGTCTATATCATAGCCCTGAAACGAAAAAGAGCCGGTTCTATTCTTGTATTTACCGGAACTATGATATTCTATTTAATATTAGTTAACGATCTGTTATATGGTGCCGGTTACATTCGTACGGTCCATCTGGCCCCTTATGGCTTTTTAATTTTTGTATTTTTTCAAGCGGTAATGCTTTCTATGAAATTTTCAAATGCTTTCCAAATATCAGAATCTCTAACAATAGAGTTAACCGATAAAAGTAGTTTATTAGAATTATCAAATAAACAGTTAATCGAACTAAAAGAACAATTAGAAGTAAAAGTGGAAGAAAGAACCAGGGACTTACAGGCGTCCTATCAGGAAAACTTTGAAAGCATAAAACAGGTTCATAATTTAGAAAAAGAGTTAGCCATAAAAACAGAAAGAGAAAATGTTTTTAGAGATATTCATGATTATATTGGCGGAGGTCTATCCGATTTATTTTTATTAAATCAAAAGTTAAAACTTTTTTCTGTTCCACAGGAAATTCAAACAGAATCTGAGCAATTAATACGCAGAATTAATGAAAGCATAAGAAGTAAGATGCACTACGTAGAAGACTTAGAACTTTTACGTAAAGACTTTTTAAGCGGTATACATACCTATTTACTTCGCAGATATTCTTCCATGAATAGGAAGTTACATTTTTCTATAGAAGAAGAAGCTGCGAATCCCATAAACGAAATCACTTCTTCTTTAAAAGACAATCTTTTTTTTATCATTATAGAAATAACAAATAATGATTTAAAATATGGAAAAAACACTGCCGATTGGAAGCTAAGATTAAACAGAAAAGAGATTATGATAAATTTACAATCACATAGCTTATTCCTATCCGGTGAAGGATTTGGTATGCATAATATTCAGAAACGTGTTGAAGTTGTCTCCGGAAAAATCATACAAAAGCAAATTCAGGAAAAATACCAAATAGAAATTTATGCTCCGCTTATTTTTACTGTATAA
- the gatA gene encoding Asp-tRNA(Asn)/Glu-tRNA(Gln) amidotransferase subunit GatA, protein MIHKTYSAIKKALQDNTLSSFELCKAYIDRIESLDPKIGAFISLDKASILEAALESDERRKNGKALSVFDGIPVGIKDNICIKNVRTSCSSKILENFVSPYNATVIEKLKNKGFILFSNLNMDEFAMGSSTENSAFRLTKNPFDTERIPGGSSGGSAAAIASSMLPVALGSDTGGSIRQPASLCGIWGLKPSYGRVSRYGLVAYASSLDQIGPLSNDPEGIIDLLSVITGHDPKDSTSHRLPDFSSSELEEIDLSRVKIGIMKDEGEDWEKGVKNNFHKALELLKEKGASIQEFDFSIFKYSIPIYYIIATAECSSNLSRFDGIRYGKRVNTGGRLEDLYTESRTEGFGPEVKRRILLGTFSLSSGYYDAYYGQAQKARILLKKKYEEFFSSVDFILQPTSPTTAFKIGEKTQDPIQMYKADILTTSVNLAGLPAISIPCGLDEKKLPVGLQVTAPMYKEGKLLSFIKKLSDWEELKIQLPGEIQ, encoded by the coding sequence ATGATCCATAAAACGTATTCAGCAATAAAAAAAGCACTACAGGATAATACACTCAGTTCTTTTGAACTCTGCAAGGCCTATATAGACAGAATCGAAAGTCTTGATCCGAAAATAGGAGCCTTTATAAGTCTCGATAAAGCTTCCATTCTCGAAGCTGCCTTAGAGTCAGATGAAAGAAGAAAGAATGGAAAAGCTCTTTCTGTATTTGATGGAATCCCGGTAGGCATTAAAGACAATATCTGCATAAAAAATGTAAGGACAAGTTGCTCCTCTAAAATTTTAGAAAACTTTGTTTCTCCTTATAACGCTACTGTAATCGAAAAGCTGAAAAATAAAGGCTTCATCTTATTTTCTAACCTGAACATGGATGAATTTGCCATGGGTTCTTCCACGGAAAATTCAGCCTTTCGTTTAACTAAGAATCCTTTTGACACAGAACGCATTCCCGGTGGTTCGAGTGGAGGTTCTGCTGCTGCCATAGCTTCTTCTATGCTTCCTGTAGCCCTCGGTTCCGACACAGGAGGTTCGATTCGTCAGCCTGCCTCTCTCTGCGGTATCTGGGGTCTTAAACCAAGTTATGGTCGAGTTTCCCGTTACGGTCTGGTTGCCTATGCTTCGAGTCTGGATCAAATTGGCCCTCTTTCCAATGACCCGGAAGGCATCATTGATTTACTCTCTGTCATTACCGGTCATGATCCGAAAGACTCCACTTCTCACCGCCTGCCGGATTTTTCTTCTTCTGAATTAGAAGAAATAGATCTGAGTAGAGTAAAAATTGGTATCATGAAAGATGAAGGAGAAGACTGGGAAAAGGGTGTAAAAAACAACTTTCACAAAGCCTTAGAACTCCTGAAAGAGAAAGGTGCGAGTATTCAGGAATTTGATTTTTCTATTTTCAAATATTCGATTCCTATTTATTATATTATTGCTACAGCCGAATGTTCCTCCAATCTATCACGATTTGATGGAATACGCTACGGAAAAAGAGTAAATACGGGTGGTAGATTAGAAGACCTTTATACTGAATCCAGAACGGAAGGTTTCGGTCCGGAGGTAAAACGTAGAATTCTACTCGGAACCTTTTCTCTCTCATCGGGCTACTATGACGCATACTACGGACAGGCACAGAAAGCCAGAATACTCTTAAAGAAGAAATACGAAGAATTCTTTTCTTCGGTTGATTTCATTCTACAACCTACTTCTCCTACTACAGCTTTTAAAATAGGAGAAAAAACCCAGGATCCCATACAGATGTATAAGGCAGATATTCTGACAACCAGTGTAAATTTAGCAGGACTCCCTGCCATTTCCATTCCCTGCGGTTTGGATGAAAAAAAACTTCCGGTTGGCTTACAGGTTACAGCTCCTATGTACAAAGAAGGAAAACTTCTTTCTTTTATAAAGAAACTTTCCGATTGGGAAGAACTAAAAATTCAGTTACCGGGTGAAATTCAATGA